In a single window of the Cupriavidus sp. P-10 genome:
- a CDS encoding ABC transporter ATP-binding protein, with amino-acid sequence MKQTVLKISGLKVAYGGIQAVKGIDLDIQDGELVTLIGANGAGKTTTMKAITGLQGWAGGDVEYMGKSIKGVPSYALLKQGLAMVPEGRGVFARMTITENLQMGAYTRNDEAGIKADVDRMFGIFPRLKERANQLAGTMSGGEQQMLAMARALMSQPKVLLLDEPSMGLSPIMVDKIFEVVRDISAQGVTVLLVEQNARLALQAAHRGYVMESGLITMSGDASQMLDDPKVRAAYLGE; translated from the coding sequence ATGAAACAGACAGTACTGAAGATCTCCGGCCTGAAGGTCGCGTACGGCGGCATCCAGGCCGTCAAGGGCATCGACCTGGACATCCAGGACGGCGAACTGGTGACGCTGATCGGCGCCAACGGCGCCGGCAAGACCACCACCATGAAGGCCATCACCGGCCTGCAGGGCTGGGCCGGCGGCGACGTGGAGTACATGGGCAAGTCCATCAAGGGTGTGCCCAGCTACGCGCTGCTCAAGCAGGGGCTGGCGATGGTGCCGGAAGGCCGCGGCGTGTTCGCGCGCATGACCATCACCGAGAACCTGCAGATGGGCGCCTACACGCGCAACGACGAGGCTGGCATCAAGGCCGACGTCGACCGCATGTTCGGCATCTTCCCGCGCCTGAAGGAACGCGCCAACCAGCTGGCGGGCACCATGTCCGGCGGCGAGCAGCAGATGCTGGCGATGGCGCGCGCGCTGATGAGCCAGCCCAAGGTGCTGCTGCTGGACGAGCCTTCGATGGGCCTGTCGCCGATCATGGTCGACAAGATCTTCGAGGTCGTGCGCGATATCTCGGCGCAGGGCGTGACCGTGCTGCTGGTCGAGCAGAACGCGCGCCTGGCGCTGCAGGCCGCGCACCGCGGCTACGTAATGGAGTCCGGCCTGATCACCATGAGCGGGGATGCCAGCCAGATGCTGGACGATCCCAAGGTGCGGGCCGCCTACCTGGGCGAGTAA